A region of Faecalibacterium taiwanense DNA encodes the following proteins:
- a CDS encoding PP2C family protein-serine/threonine phosphatase: MTERMGLAAVGRQNRQRAALARRAELRPAARRLAAVAVGFAGGWAVLYGALMPFGLGFVLGFAEDCFAPCAAGAALGVLLHGFGALSLRSVCMLCALGAAVAARWMGARTLTPAALAGCGTLVGVALCFAFGGGGAELVLYSAADALLAAAMGFCLRQFAPEKPGAGMLLVGAAAAAALGSVQLWQLLPGVIVCAALELYLCSKGQAKAALAACAVLGAALCAADPALSFAASGLACATAAAAVLAPGRRMETVAAYAGGCVTGALCVQPPGSAFQYLLNVCIGITAVAAMPAAWLVPEPEEKPQAGQAQPQQYSAAATRLEQVSQSLASLAETVNDVYETLPHRREDFHWVIDNTHDTLCFNCGRRDTCWKQEYAATLEGMEALRPLLESSGGLETAQLPGQLSRCIHPAALCAAANRSFALYRSRKEARLHAEAMRTALTEQYSAVAEALGVLGEQLGRPGDPEPYKSGRVADFFAQLGTPPQECAVTLDDLGRTHAAVTLPRTRFSAQELSALAGEVGRICRRTLEVPQVLSCKGMTTLLFSEKPVLRAVFGMAGAAARGSISGDAVQQFCSPAAAQMILCDGMGTGRPAAVDGNLAAELTARLLKAGFTAELAARLVNVALALKSEDESGATLDLISVDLYTGTARLFKAGAAPGFLVHGGRVRAVGDTSLPVGILGGVNGQSRVVHLTVGDYAVLVSDGLLVDGPGWVAKQLELSAAAGEAPEKVAKTLVETARVRAQKTGRPDDITAAVLRLEKCV; the protein is encoded by the coding sequence ATGACAGAGCGGATGGGTCTGGCAGCGGTCGGGCGGCAGAACAGACAGCGGGCAGCGCTGGCACGGCGGGCGGAGCTGCGCCCGGCAGCGCGCAGGCTGGCGGCTGTGGCAGTGGGATTTGCGGGCGGCTGGGCCGTTCTGTACGGTGCACTGATGCCTTTTGGTCTGGGCTTTGTGCTGGGCTTTGCAGAGGACTGCTTTGCCCCCTGTGCGGCGGGTGCGGCGCTGGGTGTGCTGCTGCACGGGTTTGGCGCGCTCTCGCTGCGCAGTGTCTGTATGCTGTGCGCACTGGGTGCTGCAGTGGCAGCGCGGTGGATGGGTGCCAGAACACTGACCCCGGCGGCACTGGCGGGCTGCGGCACGCTGGTGGGCGTGGCGCTGTGCTTTGCCTTTGGCGGCGGCGGGGCAGAGCTGGTGCTTTACAGTGCGGCAGATGCCCTGCTGGCCGCAGCCATGGGCTTTTGTCTGCGGCAGTTCGCGCCCGAAAAGCCGGGTGCCGGGATGCTTCTGGTGGGTGCGGCCGCAGCGGCGGCGCTGGGCAGTGTGCAGCTGTGGCAGCTGCTGCCGGGCGTGATCGTCTGCGCGGCGCTGGAACTGTATTTATGCAGCAAAGGGCAGGCCAAAGCTGCGCTTGCGGCCTGCGCGGTGCTTGGCGCTGCGCTGTGCGCGGCAGACCCGGCCCTCAGCTTTGCGGCATCCGGCCTTGCCTGTGCCACGGCGGCAGCGGCGGTGCTGGCACCCGGACGGCGCATGGAAACGGTAGCTGCCTACGCGGGCGGCTGCGTGACCGGTGCACTCTGTGTGCAGCCGCCCGGGAGCGCGTTCCAATATCTCCTGAACGTCTGCATCGGCATCACGGCCGTAGCGGCCATGCCCGCAGCGTGGCTTGTGCCGGAGCCGGAAGAAAAGCCGCAGGCAGGGCAGGCCCAGCCGCAGCAGTACAGTGCAGCGGCCACCCGGCTGGAACAGGTGTCCCAGAGCCTTGCATCGCTGGCAGAGACCGTGAACGATGTCTACGAAACGCTGCCGCACCGGCGTGAGGATTTCCATTGGGTAATTGACAACACACATGATACCCTTTGTTTTAACTGCGGACGGCGGGATACCTGCTGGAAGCAGGAGTATGCCGCCACGCTGGAGGGCATGGAAGCACTGCGCCCTCTGCTGGAAAGCAGCGGCGGGCTAGAAACGGCTCAATTGCCCGGACAATTATCCCGGTGCATCCACCCGGCAGCACTGTGCGCAGCGGCAAACCGCTCCTTTGCGCTGTACCGCAGCCGCAAGGAGGCCCGCCTTCATGCCGAAGCCATGCGCACTGCCCTGACCGAGCAGTACAGCGCCGTGGCCGAAGCGCTGGGCGTGTTGGGAGAACAGCTGGGCCGTCCGGGCGACCCGGAACCCTATAAATCCGGCCGGGTGGCGGACTTTTTTGCGCAGCTTGGCACTCCGCCGCAGGAGTGTGCCGTCACGCTGGATGATCTGGGCCGCACCCATGCGGCGGTCACGCTGCCGCGCACCCGTTTTTCCGCGCAGGAGCTGTCTGCACTGGCCGGGGAGGTGGGCCGCATCTGCCGCCGCACGCTGGAAGTGCCGCAGGTGCTTTCCTGCAAGGGAATGACCACCCTGCTGTTCAGCGAAAAGCCTGTGCTGCGGGCCGTGTTCGGCATGGCGGGCGCGGCGGCGCGGGGCAGTATTTCCGGCGATGCGGTGCAGCAGTTCTGCAGCCCGGCGGCAGCGCAGATGATCCTGTGCGACGGCATGGGCACCGGCAGGCCTGCAGCCGTGGATGGCAACCTTGCCGCCGAGCTGACGGCCCGGCTGCTCAAGGCGGGCTTTACCGCAGAGCTGGCGGCAAGGCTGGTCAACGTGGCCCTTGCCCTGAAAAGTGAGGATGAGAGCGGTGCCACGCTGGATCTCATCAGCGTGGATCTTTACACCGGCACGGCAAGGCTGTTCAAGGCCGGTGCGGCACCGGGCTTCCTTGTGCACGGCGGGCGGGTGCGTGCTGTGGGCGACACCAGCCTGCCGGTGGGCATTCTGGGCGGAGTGAACGGACAGAGCCGGGTGGTGCATTTGACGGTGGGCGATTATGCGGTGCTGGTCTCGGACGGGCTGCTGGTGGACGGCCCGGGCTGGGTGGCAAAGCAGCTGGAGCTTTCCGCTGCGGCAGGAGAAGCGCCGGAAAAAGTTGCAAAGACGCTGGTGGAAACGGCCCGCGTGCGCGCCCAGAAGACCGGCAGGCCGGACGACATTACGGCGGCGGTGCTGCGGCTGGAAAAATGCGTTTGA
- a CDS encoding pectinesterase family protein: MLTITVAQDGSGDFASVSEAVLAVPYACAAEIRIGPGVYREKLVCEKQDITLIGAGMESTRIVWGDGGKLPHPDGRPTHTFRSYTAFFRGIELRVRDLTIENDAGPGAKVGQAVAAYVDCSHTLFENVRLLGNQDTLFCAPLPEKEREKDGFLGPGRFAPRRPTAQYYRHCEIAGDIDFIFGGADALFEQCTIRTVNNHLPASYVTAPSGRADGLGFVFWDCDFISDDCPAGTVFLGRPWRPTGKTAVLDCRLGAHIAPEGFSPWQSRTDSDLASFAEAGSTGEGAAARGAWVKQLDSQQAEELLRCARKLCRPE; the protein is encoded by the coding sequence ATGCTTACCATAACCGTAGCGCAGGATGGCAGCGGCGATTTTGCTTCGGTGTCCGAAGCGGTGCTGGCCGTGCCTTATGCCTGTGCAGCAGAGATCCGCATTGGCCCAGGCGTTTACCGCGAAAAGCTGGTGTGCGAAAAACAGGATATCACCCTGATCGGCGCAGGCATGGAAAGCACCCGCATCGTGTGGGGCGACGGCGGCAAACTGCCGCACCCGGACGGCAGGCCCACCCACACCTTCCGCAGCTATACCGCGTTTTTCCGGGGGATAGAACTGCGGGTGCGGGACCTGACCATTGAAAACGATGCCGGCCCCGGGGCAAAGGTGGGGCAGGCCGTGGCGGCTTATGTGGACTGCTCACACACCCTCTTTGAGAATGTGCGGCTGCTAGGCAATCAGGATACGCTGTTCTGCGCCCCTCTGCCGGAGAAGGAGCGGGAGAAGGATGGCTTCCTTGGCCCGGGCCGCTTTGCGCCCCGCCGACCGACGGCCCAGTATTACCGGCACTGCGAGATCGCGGGAGATATCGATTTTATTTTTGGCGGCGCGGACGCTCTGTTTGAGCAGTGCACCATCCGCACCGTGAACAACCACCTGCCTGCAAGCTACGTCACGGCTCCCTCGGGCCGTGCCGATGGCCTCGGGTTTGTGTTCTGGGACTGCGACTTTATTTCGGACGACTGCCCGGCGGGCACGGTGTTTCTGGGCAGGCCATGGCGGCCCACCGGTAAAACGGCTGTGCTGGACTGCCGTCTGGGAGCCCACATTGCACCGGAAGGCTTTTCGCCCTGGCAGAGCCGTACCGACTCGGACCTTGCCAGCTTTGCCGAAGCGGGCAGCACCGGCGAGGGCGCAGCAGCGCGCGGTGCATGGGTGAAGCAGCTGGACAGCCAGCAGGCCGAAGAGCTGCTCAGATGTGCACGGAAGCTTTGCAGACCGGAATAA